In one Pseudomonas sp. Bout1 genomic region, the following are encoded:
- a CDS encoding trimeric intracellular cation channel family protein yields the protein MLLMLYLIAITAEAMTGALSAGRRGMDWFGVVLIACVTALGGGSVRDVLLGHYPLTWVKHPEYLVLTSIAALVTIFIAPLMRHLRSLFLALDAVGLVAFTLIGCMTALEMGHGMLVASVSGVITGVFGGILRDIFCNDIPLIFRRELYASVSFLAAWFYMLCIYLELPSEQSILLTLFSGFLLRLLAIRFHWEMPKFVYNDDVH from the coding sequence ATGCTGCTGATGCTCTACCTCATCGCCATCACCGCCGAAGCCATGACCGGCGCCTTGTCCGCCGGTCGGCGTGGCATGGACTGGTTCGGTGTGGTGCTGATTGCCTGCGTAACGGCGCTGGGTGGCGGCTCGGTGCGCGATGTATTGCTCGGCCATTACCCGCTGACCTGGGTCAAGCACCCGGAATACCTGGTGCTGACCTCCATCGCGGCCCTGGTGACGATTTTTATCGCGCCGCTGATGCGCCACCTGCGCTCGCTGTTCCTCGCACTGGACGCCGTGGGCCTGGTGGCCTTTACCCTGATCGGCTGCATGACCGCCCTGGAAATGGGCCACGGCATGCTGGTGGCATCCGTCAGCGGCGTTATCACCGGGGTATTCGGCGGCATCCTGCGGGACATCTTCTGCAACGACATCCCGCTGATTTTCCGCCGTGAGCTGTACGCCAGCGTGTCGTTCCTCGCCGCCTGGTTCTACATGCTGTGCATCTATCTGGAACTGCCGAGTGAGCAATCAATCCTGTTGACGCTGTTCAGCGGCTTCCTGCTGCGGCTGTTGGCGATCCGCTTTCACTGGGAAATGCCCAAGTTCGTCTACAACGACGACGTGCACTGA
- the rsgA gene encoding small ribosomal subunit biogenesis GTPase RsgA, translating into MAKRQLNRRQNWRIEKIQGERAARAAKRESSAVEALEGGDLGPEQTGLVIAHFGVQVEVEATEGDIAGQVFRCHLRANLPALVTGDQVVWRAGNQGIGVIVAQLPRTTELRRPDSRGQLKPVAANVDMIVIVFAPLPEPHANLIDRYLVAAEHAGIRPLLLLNKFDLIDEQNAPALNALLAVYRTLGYPVLEVSAHHGNGMEQLQTELDGRISVFVGQSGVGKSSLVNSLLPEVETRVGPLSELSGQGTHTTTTARLFHFPGGGELIDSPGIREFGLGHVSRADVEAGFIEFNDLIGTCRFRDCKHDREPGCALLKALEDGRVQQQRMNSYRSIIASLPETSY; encoded by the coding sequence ATGGCCAAACGCCAGCTCAACCGTCGCCAAAACTGGCGCATCGAAAAGATTCAGGGTGAACGCGCTGCCCGCGCCGCCAAACGTGAATCCTCCGCCGTGGAAGCGCTTGAGGGCGGCGACCTGGGCCCCGAGCAAACGGGCCTGGTGATCGCGCACTTCGGTGTGCAGGTCGAAGTCGAGGCCACCGAAGGCGATATCGCAGGCCAGGTGTTCCGTTGCCACTTGCGCGCCAACCTGCCTGCGCTGGTGACCGGCGACCAGGTGGTATGGCGTGCCGGCAACCAGGGCATCGGCGTGATCGTCGCCCAACTGCCGCGCACCACCGAACTGCGTCGCCCCGACAGCCGTGGCCAACTCAAGCCGGTGGCGGCCAACGTCGACATGATCGTCATCGTCTTCGCGCCACTGCCCGAGCCCCATGCCAACCTGATCGACCGCTACCTGGTAGCGGCCGAGCACGCCGGCATTCGCCCGCTGTTGCTGCTGAACAAGTTCGACCTGATCGACGAGCAGAACGCCCCGGCGCTCAACGCGCTGCTGGCGGTGTACCGCACCCTCGGCTACCCGGTGCTGGAGGTTTCGGCGCATCACGGTAACGGCATGGAGCAGTTGCAGACCGAACTGGACGGGCGCATCAGCGTGTTCGTCGGCCAGTCGGGCGTGGGCAAGTCATCCTTGGTCAACAGTTTGTTGCCGGAAGTCGAAACCCGTGTGGGGCCTTTGTCGGAGCTGTCCGGCCAGGGCACTCACACCACCACGACCGCACGGTTGTTCCACTTCCCGGGCGGCGGTGAACTGATCGACTCCCCGGGGATTCGTGAATTCGGCCTGGGCCACGTGAGCCGTGCCGATGTTGAAGCGGGCTTTATCGAGTTCAACGACTTGATCGGCACCTGCCGCTTCCGCGACTGCAAACATGACCGCGAGCCGGGTTGTGCCCTGCTCAAGGCCTTGGAAGACGGCCGCGTGCAGCAGCAGCGGATGAACAGCTATCGCTCGATCATCGCCAGCTTGCCCGAGACAAGCTATTAA
- the tsaE gene encoding tRNA (adenosine(37)-N6)-threonylcarbamoyltransferase complex ATPase subunit type 1 TsaE: MSEVILFLADEDAMVALGNRIAQVTKGSGLIFLEGDLGAGKTTLSRGIIRGLGHAGAVKSPTFTLVEPYEIGDVRAFHFDLYRLVDPEELEYMGIRDYFDEDALCLIEWPDKGTGFLPKPDLTITITPHKHGRQLKLLSQSARGESWCAALALEFK, translated from the coding sequence GTGTCTGAAGTAATCCTTTTCCTGGCCGATGAAGACGCCATGGTCGCCCTCGGCAACCGTATTGCCCAAGTGACGAAAGGCTCGGGCCTGATCTTTCTGGAAGGCGATTTGGGCGCCGGGAAAACCACCTTGTCCCGGGGCATCATTCGCGGGCTGGGGCATGCAGGTGCTGTGAAGAGTCCTACGTTTACCTTGGTAGAACCCTACGAAATTGGCGACGTGCGGGCGTTCCACTTCGACCTGTATCGCCTGGTGGATCCCGAGGAACTGGAATACATGGGCATCCGCGATTACTTCGATGAGGACGCGCTGTGCCTGATCGAGTGGCCAGATAAAGGCACAGGCTTTTTGCCAAAGCCGGACCTGACCATTACCATTACCCCGCATAAGCATGGACGTCAGCTGAAGTTGTTGTCCCAGAGCGCGCGCGGCGAGTCGTGGTGCGCCGCCTTGGCATTGGAATTCAAATAA
- the hfq gene encoding RNA chaperone Hfq — protein sequence MSKGHSLQDPYLNTLRKEKVGVSIYLVNGIKLQGTIESFDQFVILLKNTVSQMVYKHAISTVVPVRPIRLPSATEEQGDAEPAPGNA from the coding sequence ATGTCAAAAGGGCATTCGCTACAAGACCCTTACTTGAATACTTTACGTAAAGAGAAAGTTGGGGTTTCCATCTATCTGGTCAACGGTATCAAGCTGCAAGGTACGATCGAGTCGTTCGACCAGTTCGTTATCCTGCTGAAAAACACCGTGAGCCAAATGGTTTACAAGCACGCTATCTCGACCGTAGTGCCGGTTCGTCCAATTCGTCTGCCTAGCGCAACCGAAGAACAGGGTGACGCCGAGCCTGCACCGGGTAACGCCTGA
- a CDS encoding NAD(P)H-hydrate dehydratase, which yields MPQTKHEIPDVQHLLPGQLPQLAARSPDAHKGQFGHVLLIGGDRGFGGAALLSTESALRSGAGMVSLATRSEHVAAALARLPEVMTVGVHSANQLMGLLEKISVIVIGPGLGEASWGKSLLSVAANARQPQVWDADALNLLSKGGVSLPADCVITPHPGEAARLMGISTAEVQADRLNVARALSQKFNAVVVLKGAGSLIASPDGRIARCDQGHPAMATAGLGDVLAGLVGALLAQGMPAFDAACLAVWLHATAGDRQGTFGRGLAASDLIPAIRQLLEEQSPCLK from the coding sequence ATGCCGCAGACAAAACACGAAATACCCGACGTTCAGCACCTGTTGCCCGGCCAATTGCCGCAACTCGCTGCGCGTTCCCCGGACGCCCATAAAGGCCAGTTCGGCCATGTATTGCTGATCGGCGGCGACCGGGGTTTTGGCGGCGCCGCCTTGCTCAGTACCGAAAGCGCGCTGCGCAGCGGGGCCGGTATGGTGTCCCTGGCGACTCGCAGCGAGCACGTTGCAGCGGCGCTGGCGCGGTTGCCGGAAGTGATGACGGTGGGCGTGCACTCGGCCAATCAGTTGATGGGGCTGCTGGAAAAAATTTCCGTGATCGTTATTGGTCCGGGCCTGGGCGAAGCGTCCTGGGGTAAAAGCCTGCTGTCGGTCGCGGCCAACGCCAGGCAGCCGCAGGTCTGGGATGCTGACGCGTTGAACCTGCTGTCGAAAGGCGGCGTGAGCTTGCCGGCCGATTGCGTAATCACTCCGCATCCTGGCGAAGCCGCCCGCTTGATGGGCATTTCGACAGCCGAAGTTCAGGCCGACCGCCTTAACGTGGCGCGCGCACTCAGTCAGAAATTCAATGCAGTGGTGGTTCTCAAGGGCGCAGGCAGCTTGATCGCCAGCCCGGACGGGCGCATTGCCCGCTGTGACCAAGGCCACCCGGCGATGGCGACCGCAGGCCTTGGCGATGTGTTGGCTGGCCTGGTCGGTGCTTTACTGGCCCAAGGCATGCCGGCATTCGACGCCGCTTGCCTGGCAGTCTGGTTGCATGCCACCGCCGGCGATCGGCAGGGCACCTTTGGTCGCGGGCTGGCCGCCAGTGACCTGATCCCCGCCATTCGTCAGTTGCTGGAGGAGCAATCGCCGTGTCTGAAGTAA
- the mutL gene encoding DNA mismatch repair endonuclease MutL, protein MSNTSRIELLSPRLANQIAAGEVVERPASVIKELLENSIDSGAKRIDVDVELGGVKLLRVRDDGSGISSDDLPLALARHATSKIRDLEDLERVMSLGFRGEALASISSVARLTLTSRTRDADQAWQVETEGRDMAPRVQPAAHPVGTSVEVRDLFFNTPARRKFLKAEKTEFDHLQEVIKRLALARFDVAFHLRHNGKTILSLHEAHDDAARARRVSAICGAGFLEQALPIEIERNGLRLWGWVGLPTFSRSQADLQYFFVNGRAVRDKLVAHAVRQAYRDVLFNGRHPTFVLFFEVDPSVVDVNVHPTKHEVRFRDGRMVHDFLYGTLHRALGDVRPDDHLGAPIVTAIVRPSGPEAGEFGPQGEMSLAANLLQSPQAQPSYTAPGSGAGAGYQYQYTPRPQSAVPVAEAQAAYREFFAPLPGAESGAAALPEGQGDVPPLGYALAQLKGIYILAENAHGLVLVDMHAAHERIMYERLKIAMASEGLSGQPLLVPESLAVSQREADCAEEHVSVFQKLGFELQRLGPETLAIRQIPALLKQAEANRLVADVLADLMEYGTSDRIQAHINELLGTMACHGAIRANRRLALPEMNGLLRDMENTERSGQCNHGRPTWTQMGLDDLDKLFLRGR, encoded by the coding sequence TTGAGCAACACCTCGCGCATTGAACTACTAAGCCCGCGCCTGGCTAACCAGATCGCTGCGGGCGAGGTGGTCGAGCGGCCGGCTTCGGTGATCAAGGAGTTGCTGGAAAACAGCATCGACTCCGGCGCCAAGCGTATTGATGTCGATGTTGAACTGGGCGGCGTCAAGCTGCTGCGGGTGCGCGACGATGGCAGCGGGATTTCCTCCGATGACCTGCCGCTGGCCCTGGCGCGTCACGCCACCAGCAAAATTCGCGACCTGGAAGACCTGGAGCGGGTGATGAGCCTCGGGTTTCGCGGCGAGGCCCTGGCTTCCATCAGCTCCGTGGCCCGCCTGACCCTGACGTCCCGTACCCGCGACGCCGACCAGGCCTGGCAGGTTGAAACCGAAGGCCGCGACATGGCGCCCCGGGTCCAGCCGGCTGCGCATCCGGTGGGCACCTCGGTGGAAGTGCGCGACCTGTTCTTCAACACCCCGGCCCGGCGTAAATTCCTCAAGGCCGAGAAAACCGAATTCGATCACCTGCAGGAAGTCATCAAGCGCCTGGCCCTGGCCCGGTTTGATGTGGCGTTCCACCTGCGCCACAACGGCAAGACCATCCTCAGCCTGCACGAGGCCCATGATGATGCGGCCCGCGCGCGGCGCGTGTCGGCCATCTGCGGCGCGGGGTTCCTGGAACAGGCGCTGCCCATCGAGATTGAGCGCAACGGCTTGCGCCTGTGGGGTTGGGTGGGCTTGCCGACCTTCTCCCGTAGCCAGGCAGACTTGCAGTACTTCTTTGTGAACGGCCGGGCGGTACGCGACAAGTTGGTGGCCCACGCGGTGCGCCAGGCCTATCGCGACGTGCTGTTCAACGGGCGGCACCCGACTTTTGTATTGTTTTTCGAGGTCGACCCGTCGGTGGTCGACGTCAACGTGCACCCGACCAAACACGAAGTGCGCTTCCGTGATGGGCGCATGGTTCACGACTTCCTCTATGGCACGTTGCACCGTGCCCTGGGCGATGTACGCCCGGACGATCACCTCGGGGCGCCGATTGTTACGGCCATCGTTCGCCCTTCGGGGCCCGAAGCCGGTGAGTTCGGGCCCCAGGGCGAAATGAGCCTGGCGGCCAACCTGCTGCAATCGCCGCAAGCCCAGCCGAGCTATACCGCGCCTGGCTCAGGCGCTGGCGCCGGTTATCAATACCAATACACACCGCGCCCGCAATCGGCGGTGCCGGTCGCCGAGGCCCAGGCGGCCTATCGCGAGTTTTTCGCACCGTTGCCTGGCGCCGAGTCGGGTGCTGCTGCCTTGCCGGAGGGCCAGGGTGATGTGCCGCCGTTGGGTTACGCGCTGGCGCAGCTCAAGGGCATCTATATTCTTGCGGAAAACGCCCATGGCCTGGTGCTGGTGGATATGCATGCTGCTCACGAGCGGATCATGTACGAGCGCTTGAAGATCGCCATGGCCAGCGAAGGCCTCAGTGGCCAGCCGTTGCTGGTGCCGGAGTCCCTGGCGGTGAGCCAGCGTGAGGCGGATTGCGCCGAGGAGCACGTCAGCGTGTTCCAGAAACTGGGCTTTGAGCTGCAGCGCCTGGGCCCGGAAACCCTGGCTATCCGGCAGATTCCCGCGTTGCTCAAACAGGCCGAGGCCAACCGGCTGGTGGCTGACGTGCTGGCAGACCTGATGGAATATGGCACCAGCGACCGGATCCAGGCGCACATCAATGAATTGCTCGGCACCATGGCCTGTCACGGTGCCATCCGCGCCAACCGCCGCCTGGCCCTGCCGGAAATGAACGGCCTGCTGCGGGACATGGAAAACACCGAGCGCAGTGGCCAATGCAACCATGGCCGACCGACCTGGACCCAAATGGGCCTGGACGACCTGGACAAACTGTTCTTGCGCGGCCGTTGA
- the motB gene encoding flagellar motor protein MotB: protein MENNQPIIIKRVKRFAAGHHGGAWKIAFADFATAMMAFFLVLWLMSTATPEQKIAIAGYFKDPIGFSESGTPFVIDLGGSPQLAPERTINPEIKTDSPQEKIPIERDTVESMAEQVEQERLELLLQELQTKVEENPQLLKFKDQISFEITPDGLRIQITDAANRPMFDSGSARLKPYFEDILLAMADTIKAVPNKISVSGHTDAKPYAGQGDFGNWELSANRANAARRALVAGSYPDPQVARVVGFASSQLFDPKDPFNPINRRIDIVVLTKKAQRAIEGDQHAAPPVPTPGDGAPGEVPTDPNALPPGQEPLPAHELRQKLNLFDDGGVKDPTQPATGS from the coding sequence ATGGAAAACAACCAGCCGATCATCATCAAGCGCGTCAAGCGCTTCGCTGCGGGGCACCATGGCGGCGCCTGGAAAATCGCCTTCGCCGACTTTGCGACGGCGATGATGGCGTTCTTCCTGGTGCTGTGGCTGATGTCCACCGCCACGCCGGAACAGAAAATCGCGATTGCCGGTTACTTCAAGGACCCCATCGGGTTTTCCGAGAGCGGTACGCCTTTTGTGATCGACCTCGGTGGTTCGCCGCAACTGGCGCCCGAGCGCACCATCAACCCGGAGATCAAGACCGACTCGCCCCAGGAGAAAATTCCGATCGAGCGCGACACTGTCGAGAGCATGGCCGAACAGGTTGAACAGGAGCGTCTGGAGCTGTTGCTGCAGGAGCTGCAAACCAAGGTTGAGGAAAACCCGCAACTGCTGAAGTTCAAGGACCAGATTTCCTTCGAGATTACGCCAGATGGCTTACGCATCCAGATCACGGACGCCGCTAACCGGCCGATGTTCGACTCCGGCAGCGCGCGGTTGAAACCGTACTTTGAAGACATCCTGCTGGCCATGGCCGACACCATCAAGGCGGTGCCGAACAAGATCAGCGTCAGCGGCCACACCGACGCCAAGCCGTATGCGGGCCAGGGCGACTTCGGCAACTGGGAACTCTCGGCCAACCGGGCCAATGCCGCGCGTCGGGCACTGGTCGCAGGCAGCTATCCGGACCCGCAAGTCGCACGGGTGGTGGGGTTTGCTTCCTCGCAGCTGTTTGATCCCAAAGATCCGTTCAACCCGATCAACCGACGCATAGATATTGTCGTGCTGACCAAAAAGGCCCAGCGTGCGATTGAAGGTGACCAGCACGCAGCGCCGCCGGTACCGACCCCGGGTGACGGGGCGCCCGGCGAAGTGCCGACCGACCCGAATGCACTGCCGCCGGGGCAGGAGCCGTTACCGGCTCATGAACTGCGCCAGAAGCTGAATCTGTTTGATGACGGTGGGGTGAAAGACCCGACTCAGCCAGCCACTGGCTCGTAA
- the queG gene encoding tRNA epoxyqueuosine(34) reductase QueG translates to MPAITYDLPALAQSIKDWGRELGFQQVGISGLDLAEHEQHLQRWLDAGYHGEMDYMGAHGSKRSHPEELVPGTLRVVSLRMDYLPGDTQMAQLLAKPEKAYISRYALGRDYHKLIRKRVQQLADRIQAQIGPFGFRAFVDSAPVLEKAIAEKAGLGWIGKNTLVLNRKAGSYFFLSELFVDLPLPVDPPHATEHCGRCTACLDICPTNAFVGPYVLDARRCISYLTIELKSAIPEELRPLIGNRVFGCDDCQIVCPWNRFARPTDEGDFKPRHNLDNAELAELFMWDEDKFLSNTEGSPLRRAGYERWLRNLAVGLGNAPSSIPVLEALKARREYPSELVREHVEWALNQHAERQCTSSL, encoded by the coding sequence ATGCCTGCTATTACCTACGACCTGCCCGCCCTCGCCCAATCGATCAAAGACTGGGGCCGTGAGCTGGGCTTTCAACAAGTGGGCATCAGCGGCCTCGACCTCGCCGAGCATGAACAACACTTGCAGCGCTGGCTCGACGCCGGCTACCACGGCGAAATGGACTACATGGGCGCCCACGGCAGCAAGCGCTCGCACCCCGAAGAGCTGGTGCCTGGCACGTTGCGCGTGGTGTCCCTGCGCATGGACTACCTGCCCGGCGACACTCAAATGGCCCAACTGCTGGCCAAGCCCGAAAAAGCCTACATCTCCCGTTACGCCCTGGGCCGCGACTACCACAAGCTAATCCGCAAGCGCGTGCAGCAACTGGCCGACCGGATCCAGGCGCAGATCGGCCCGTTCGGCTTCCGCGCTTTTGTCGACAGCGCCCCGGTGCTGGAAAAAGCCATCGCCGAAAAAGCTGGGCTGGGCTGGATCGGCAAGAACACCCTGGTGCTCAATCGCAAGGCCGGCAGTTACTTTTTCCTCAGCGAGCTGTTTGTCGACCTGCCGTTGCCGGTCGACCCACCCCACGCCACCGAACACTGTGGCCGCTGCACCGCCTGCCTGGACATCTGCCCTACTAACGCCTTCGTCGGGCCCTACGTGCTGGACGCCCGGCGCTGCATTTCCTACCTGACCATCGAACTGAAAAGCGCGATCCCGGAAGAGCTGCGCCCTCTGATCGGCAACCGGGTATTCGGCTGCGATGACTGTCAGATCGTTTGCCCGTGGAATCGTTTCGCCCGGCCTACCGACGAAGGCGATTTCAAGCCACGGCACAATCTGGATAACGCAGAGCTGGCCGAGTTATTCATGTGGGACGAGGATAAATTCCTCAGCAACACCGAAGGCTCGCCGCTGCGCCGCGCCGGCTATGAGCGCTGGCTGCGCAACCTGGCGGTGGGCCTGGGCAATGCGCCGTCAAGCATTCCGGTGCTGGAAGCGTTGAAAGCGCGGCGGGAATACCCCTCGGAGCTGGTGCGCGAGCATGTGGAATGGGCGCTGAACCAGCACGCCGAACGTCAGTGCACGTCGTCGTTGTAG
- the orn gene encoding oligoribonuclease: MQNSQNLIWIDLEMTGLNPDTDVIIEMATIVTDSNLNTLAEGPVIAIHHSDAVLATMDEWNTRTHGNSGLTQRVRDSRVSMAEAEAETIAFLEKWVPKGKSPICGNSICQDRRFLYTHMKALESYFHYRNLDVSTLKELAARWAPEVKDSFHKGSTHLALDDIRESIAELQHYRKHFIKF; this comes from the coding sequence ATGCAAAACTCACAGAACCTGATTTGGATCGATCTGGAAATGACCGGTCTGAACCCTGACACCGACGTCATCATCGAGATGGCGACCATTGTCACCGACAGCAACCTCAATACCTTGGCCGAAGGTCCGGTGATCGCCATTCACCACAGCGACGCCGTGCTGGCGACCATGGATGAGTGGAATACCCGCACCCACGGCAACTCGGGCCTGACCCAGCGTGTGCGTGACAGCCGCGTGAGCATGGCCGAGGCCGAGGCTGAAACCATCGCCTTTCTGGAAAAGTGGGTGCCCAAGGGCAAGTCGCCGATCTGCGGCAACAGCATTTGCCAGGACCGGCGCTTTCTTTATACCCACATGAAAGCGCTGGAAAGCTACTTCCACTACCGCAACCTGGACGTGTCGACCTTGAAGGAACTGGCCGCACGCTGGGCGCCGGAAGTCAAAGACAGCTTCCATAAAGGCAGCACGCACCTGGCGCTGGACGATATTCGCGAGTCGATTGCCGAGCTGCAGCACTACCGCAAGCATTTCATCAAGTTCTAA
- a CDS encoding N-acetylmuramoyl-L-alanine amidase: protein MGLGMRFRALVTVVGVLLAAMTFNALAASQVKSVRLWRAPDNTRLVFDLSGPVQHSVFTLTAPDRLVIDINGATLAAPLKVPMANTPITAMRSAQRTPTDLRVVIDLKKAVTPKSFVLAPNAQYGNRLVVDLFDNAADAAPPPAPTPSVATIPAVPVNQSQPQVKLPPPPPAPAGKRDIIVVIDAGHGGEDPGASGSRGQHEKDVVLAIARELQRQINGMKGYRAELTRTGDYFIPLRGRTEIARKKGADLFVSIHADAAPSAAAFGASVFALSDRGATSETARWLADSENRSDLIGGAGNVSLDDKDKMLAGVLLDLSMTASLTSSLNVGQKVLSNIGRVTSLHKQRVEQAGFMVLKSPDIPSILVETGFISNSNEASKLASASHQQALARSISAGVRQFFQQNPPPGTYIAWLRDSGKIAQGPRDHRVQPGDTLAMLAVRFQVSAATLRSANNLKTDELKVGQVLTIPGTELAAQ, encoded by the coding sequence ATGGGGTTAGGTATGCGCTTTCGCGCGTTGGTTACTGTCGTAGGGGTGTTGCTTGCGGCAATGACTTTCAATGCACTGGCGGCCTCACAGGTGAAAAGTGTTCGCCTGTGGCGGGCACCGGATAACACGCGACTGGTATTCGACCTGTCCGGCCCGGTCCAGCACAGCGTCTTCACCCTCACGGCGCCCGATCGACTGGTGATTGATATCAACGGTGCCACCCTGGCCGCGCCGTTGAAAGTCCCCATGGCCAATACCCCGATTACCGCGATGCGCTCGGCCCAACGTACGCCGACCGACCTGCGGGTGGTCATCGACCTGAAAAAGGCCGTGACCCCGAAAAGCTTCGTGCTCGCGCCCAACGCGCAATACGGCAACCGGCTGGTGGTCGACCTGTTCGACAACGCCGCCGATGCCGCGCCACCACCTGCGCCTACCCCAAGCGTCGCGACGATACCGGCGGTGCCGGTCAACCAGTCCCAACCTCAGGTCAAATTGCCGCCGCCGCCACCTGCACCGGCGGGCAAGCGCGACATTATCGTGGTCATCGATGCCGGCCATGGCGGGGAAGACCCGGGTGCCTCCGGCTCGCGCGGCCAGCATGAAAAAGACGTGGTACTGGCCATCGCCCGCGAACTGCAGCGCCAGATCAATGGCATGAAAGGCTACCGCGCCGAACTGACCCGTACCGGCGACTACTTTATTCCGCTGCGTGGCCGTACCGAAATCGCCCGCAAGAAGGGCGCCGACCTGTTCGTCTCGATCCACGCCGATGCCGCGCCTTCGGCTGCTGCGTTTGGTGCCTCGGTGTTCGCCCTGTCTGATCGCGGCGCCACGTCCGAGACCGCGCGTTGGCTGGCGGACAGTGAAAACCGTTCCGACTTGATCGGCGGGGCCGGCAACGTGTCCCTCGACGACAAGGACAAGATGCTCGCCGGCGTATTGCTCGACCTGTCGATGACCGCCTCGCTGACCTCCAGCCTGAACGTCGGGCAGAAAGTCCTGAGCAACATTGGCCGTGTCACTTCGCTGCACAAACAGCGCGTGGAACAGGCCGGGTTCATGGTCCTTAAATCGCCGGATATTCCGTCGATCCTGGTGGAAACCGGATTTATCTCCAACTCCAACGAAGCCTCGAAACTGGCCAGCGCCAGCCACCAGCAGGCGCTGGCGCGTTCCATCAGCGCCGGTGTTCGCCAGTTCTTCCAGCAGAACCCGCCGCCGGGCACGTACATCGCCTGGCTGCGTGACTCCGGGAAAATCGCCCAGGGCCCGCGCGACCATCGCGTGCAACCGGGCGACACACTGGCGATGCTGGCGGTGCGGTTCCAGGTGTCTGCGGCAACCCTGCGCAGTGCCAACAACCTGAAGACCGACGAATTGAAAGTCGGCCAGGTGTTGACCATCCCTGGCACAGAACTGGCGGCGCAATAA
- the miaA gene encoding tRNA (adenosine(37)-N6)-dimethylallyltransferase MiaA: MSALPPAIFLMGPTAAGKTDLAIELTKVLPCELISVDSALVYRDMDIGTAKPSKALLAQHPHRLIDIIDPSQSYSAADFRTDALAAMADITARGKIPLLVGGTMLYYKALQEGLADMPPADPQVRAELEEEAARLGWQALHDQLAVVDPISAARIHPNDPQRLTRALEVWRVSGQTMTEHRLKQTAQSTEAGASGHSQLPYTVANLAIAPTDRQVLHERIAQRFTIMLEQGFVDEVVALRSRGDLHPGLPSIRAVGYRQVWDHLDGKLTSAEMQERGIIATRQLAKRQFTWLRSWTDLHWLDSLDCDNLSRALKYLGTVSILS; encoded by the coding sequence ATGAGTGCCTTGCCCCCCGCGATCTTCCTGATGGGCCCGACGGCCGCCGGCAAGACCGACCTGGCCATCGAGCTGACCAAAGTCTTGCCGTGCGAGCTGATCAGTGTCGACTCTGCACTGGTTTACCGGGACATGGACATCGGCACTGCCAAACCCTCCAAAGCGCTGCTGGCCCAGCACCCGCACCGGTTGATCGACATTATTGATCCCAGCCAGAGCTATTCGGCGGCCGACTTTCGCACCGATGCCCTGGCCGCCATGGCCGATATCACCGCGCGCGGCAAGATTCCGCTGCTGGTGGGCGGCACGATGCTCTACTACAAGGCTTTGCAGGAAGGCCTGGCAGATATGCCGCCTGCCGACCCGCAGGTCCGCGCAGAACTTGAGGAAGAGGCTGCACGCCTTGGCTGGCAAGCCCTGCACGATCAGTTGGCGGTGGTGGATCCAATTTCCGCCGCCCGGATTCATCCCAATGATCCCCAGCGCCTGACGCGGGCGTTGGAAGTCTGGCGGGTCAGCGGCCAGACCATGACTGAACACAGGCTGAAACAAACTGCGCAAAGTACTGAAGCAGGCGCCTCGGGACACTCACAATTGCCCTATACTGTGGCGAATCTGGCCATCGCTCCGACGGATCGCCAGGTGCTGCATGAACGAATTGCACAAAGATTCACAATTATGTTGGAACAGGGGTTCGTGGACGAGGTCGTAGCACTGCGTTCAAGAGGTGACCTGCATCCGGGGTTGCCTTCGATACGCGCTGTAGGCTACCGCCAAGTCTGGGATCATCTGGATGGCAAGCTGACGTCAGCCGAAATGCAGGAGCGCGGCATCATTGCCACGCGCCAATTGGCGAAGCGCCAGTTCACATGGCTGCGCAGCTGGACTGATTTGCACTGGTTGGACAGTCTGGATTGCGACAATCTGTCACGCGCCTTGAAATACTTGGGAACGGTCTCCATATTGAGCTGA